A genomic region of Photobacterium swingsii contains the following coding sequences:
- a CDS encoding COG3650 family protein, producing the protein MMKLWTPLALPLATLALLAGCSSQPSSQQGVTAIPTTASTASTAQPSAKVQAFMMRGMVTWGHESYSIQPCNSQKQYWIVFPPSDHNEIREIAPYSYEPMYGEVIGMLEPAPEDGFAADYDGRFMVKQTNLLSAEMLGGCQMSAHYTNAFGMEPSWDLKIQKDTVIFSQMGMSDQQQAITQRQSTSGKQVYQGKDFRLILTKGHCNDTMSSSLYGWQSNLTWKGKTFKGCATLGATDVTANWVGHYKTTADATNTPGLTTTLTLLADHSAITRYEYDSNEPALEEQGLWQQVSEDSVKVMMTSHQGRRLLSERTYTLENTAKGPRLIARDEVINGNEYSLGEGGLQLQRQPE; encoded by the coding sequence ATGATGAAGCTTTGGACCCCACTGGCGCTGCCACTTGCAACGCTTGCACTGCTGGCAGGTTGTTCCTCCCAGCCAAGCTCACAGCAAGGTGTTACCGCAATCCCAACCACAGCGAGCACCGCTTCAACCGCTCAGCCAAGCGCCAAAGTACAAGCCTTTATGATGCGTGGTATGGTGACTTGGGGTCATGAGAGTTACTCCATTCAGCCGTGCAATAGCCAAAAACAATATTGGATTGTGTTCCCACCTAGCGACCACAATGAAATTAGAGAGATTGCGCCGTACAGCTATGAGCCTATGTATGGTGAAGTCATTGGGATGCTAGAACCCGCCCCTGAAGATGGCTTTGCCGCTGATTACGATGGTCGCTTTATGGTCAAGCAAACCAATTTACTGTCGGCGGAAATGCTGGGAGGCTGCCAAATGAGCGCTCACTACACCAATGCCTTTGGCATGGAGCCTAGCTGGGATCTTAAGATTCAAAAAGATACGGTTATCTTCTCGCAGATGGGGATGAGTGATCAGCAACAAGCCATCACCCAGCGTCAATCAACATCGGGTAAACAAGTGTATCAAGGCAAGGATTTCCGCCTAATCCTGACTAAAGGCCACTGCAATGACACCATGAGTAGCTCGCTCTACGGTTGGCAATCCAACCTCACATGGAAAGGAAAAACCTTCAAAGGTTGCGCCACCTTAGGGGCGACCGATGTGACGGCGAATTGGGTCGGGCACTACAAGACAACGGCCGATGCCACCAACACCCCTGGCTTGACTACCACACTCACGCTACTTGCCGATCATTCCGCCATTACTCGCTATGAATACGACAGTAATGAGCCTGCACTCGAAGAACAGGGCTTGTGGCAGCAAGTGAGCGAAGATAGCGTCAAAGTGATGATGACCTCACACCAAGGCCGTCGTTTACTGAGCGAACGCACCTACACCCTTGAAAATACCGCCAAAGGGCCACGTCTAATCGCCCGTGATGAAGTGATTAACGGCAATGAATACAGCCTTGGCGAAGGGGGCTTACAGCTACAGCGCCAGCCCGAGTGA
- a CDS encoding coniferyl aldehyde dehydrogenase, producing the protein MVSDHPAPDNQVVEHADISQLQLQLDRQRQAFNAAPYPDLAERIHHLKALKKALLHHKTALCHALDQDFGQRNKHDTLISDVLPCILNIKYTIKQLKKWMKPSRRHAGLLLAPAKVEVIYQPLGVVGIIVPWNFPVMLSLGPLITALAAGNRAMIKLSEFTPQTNAVITALLAEAFSTEQVSVVEGEADVAAAFSRLAFDHLIFTGSTTVGRHVMRAAADNLTPVTLELGGKSPVLIAPDIPMATAVERMIFGKSLNGGQICVAPDYALVPEEQVADFVEEYKKQFNKMYPKGVANKDFTSVINTRQYQRLNEYLADAKQQGAQIIPCHENACDDAKHRMVTHLVLDTQDSMTLMQDEIFGPILPIVPYRSIDDALAYIQQRPRPLAFYLMSFDQALQQRIKTTTHAGGMAINESVFQVAADDAPFGGIGPSGMGHYHGHEGFLTFSKAKTVLTRGKINTGKLVTPPYGGIIQKLMLAFFVR; encoded by the coding sequence ATGGTTTCTGATCATCCCGCTCCTGATAATCAAGTTGTTGAACACGCTGATATCAGCCAACTTCAGCTGCAACTCGATCGACAGCGCCAAGCCTTTAATGCCGCTCCTTACCCCGATCTCGCCGAGCGTATTCACCACTTAAAAGCCCTTAAAAAAGCCTTACTGCATCATAAAACAGCCCTATGCCATGCGCTTGACCAAGACTTTGGCCAACGCAATAAACATGACACCCTGATCAGTGATGTCCTGCCATGCATTCTCAACATCAAATACACCATCAAGCAATTGAAAAAGTGGATGAAACCTTCACGTCGCCATGCGGGATTATTGCTGGCGCCAGCCAAAGTCGAAGTGATTTATCAGCCCCTCGGTGTGGTGGGCATTATTGTGCCGTGGAATTTCCCTGTGATGTTAAGCCTAGGGCCATTGATCACCGCTCTGGCTGCTGGCAACCGAGCAATGATTAAACTTAGCGAATTCACGCCACAAACCAATGCCGTGATCACCGCACTGTTAGCCGAAGCCTTTTCCACAGAGCAAGTCAGTGTGGTTGAGGGTGAAGCGGATGTTGCTGCGGCCTTCAGTCGCCTCGCGTTCGACCATTTAATTTTCACAGGTTCAACGACAGTGGGCCGTCATGTTATGCGTGCCGCGGCGGATAACCTCACCCCTGTCACACTAGAGTTAGGCGGAAAATCCCCAGTATTGATAGCGCCCGATATACCAATGGCAACAGCAGTAGAGCGGATGATCTTTGGTAAAAGCCTCAATGGCGGTCAAATTTGTGTTGCGCCTGATTACGCCTTAGTGCCCGAAGAACAAGTCGCAGACTTTGTGGAAGAATATAAAAAGCAGTTTAATAAAATGTACCCTAAAGGGGTGGCCAATAAAGACTTCACCTCAGTGATCAACACACGCCAATATCAGCGTTTGAACGAATATTTAGCCGATGCAAAGCAGCAAGGTGCCCAAATTATTCCGTGCCATGAGAACGCCTGTGATGACGCCAAACACCGTATGGTGACCCACTTGGTGTTAGATACCCAAGACAGCATGACCTTAATGCAAGATGAAATCTTCGGCCCTATTTTGCCTATAGTGCCATACCGCTCGATCGATGACGCATTGGCATATATCCAACAGCGACCGCGCCCACTCGCGTTTTATCTGATGAGTTTTGACCAAGCATTGCAGCAACGCATAAAAACCACGACTCACGCCGGTGGAATGGCCATCAACGAGTCTGTTTTTCAGGTAGCCGCTGATGACGCTCCTTTTGGTGGGATCGGCCCTTCAGGTATGGGGCACTATCATGGCCATGAAGGTTTTTTAACCTTCTCTAAAGCCAAAACCGTGCTGACTCGTGGGAAAATCAATACAGGCAAATTGGTGACCCCACCCTACGGCGGCATCATCCAAAAATTGATGTTAGCCTTTTTTGTTCGTTAA
- a CDS encoding EVE domain-containing protein — MAKWLFKTEPDTFSIDTLKQQKVSCWEGVRNYQARNMMRDAIKVGDEVFIYHSSCKEVGVVGIATVVKEAYPDHFQFDPQSPYHDPKSTPDNPRWIMVDIAYQRHLRLVSLKRMKANQALAEMPLVKRGNRLSIMPVTEAEWAEILQMTGQF, encoded by the coding sequence ATGGCGAAATGGCTATTTAAAACAGAACCTGACACCTTTTCGATAGACACGTTAAAGCAGCAAAAAGTTTCATGTTGGGAGGGGGTTCGTAATTATCAAGCCCGTAATATGATGCGTGATGCGATCAAAGTGGGTGATGAGGTTTTTATTTACCATTCTTCGTGTAAAGAGGTGGGTGTGGTGGGCATTGCAACGGTAGTGAAAGAAGCGTATCCCGATCATTTTCAGTTTGATCCGCAAAGTCCTTACCATGACCCAAAATCGACACCAGATAACCCACGTTGGATAATGGTTGATATTGCCTACCAACGCCATTTGCGTTTGGTGTCATTAAAGCGGATGAAGGCCAATCAGGCACTTGCCGAGATGCCTTTAGTGAAGCGAGGCAATCGCTTGAGTATCATGCCAGTGACAGAGGCTGAGTGGGCGGAAATATTGCAGATGACAGGGCAGTTTTAG
- a CDS encoding tRNA-uridine aminocarboxypropyltransferase, whose product MSCPRCGFTHNCICSHEPKLTSAAHFVLLTHPNECRKATNTGELMMRTLPHCERVIWDRVNSPTALIEKLEDPAYQAWLLFPADDTHPATPFVAHSSSSTSIITTTPLFVLLDATWQEARKMVRKSPWLANLPRLSLTPTALSQYQLRRNQQAGNLCTCETGIALLSLLNEPQQAEQLQCYFTAFSDVFHADRSGHSHR is encoded by the coding sequence ATGTCTTGCCCACGCTGTGGCTTCACCCATAACTGTATTTGCTCGCACGAGCCCAAGTTAACCAGTGCCGCTCATTTTGTCTTGCTGACCCACCCCAATGAATGTCGCAAAGCCACCAACACAGGCGAACTCATGATGCGTACCTTGCCCCATTGTGAGCGAGTGATTTGGGATCGCGTGAATTCACCAACAGCGCTAATTGAGAAGCTCGAAGATCCAGCCTATCAAGCTTGGCTGCTTTTCCCTGCTGACGACACACACCCTGCCACGCCTTTTGTTGCACACTCAAGCTCATCAACATCAATAATAACAACCACACCATTGTTTGTATTACTTGATGCAACTTGGCAAGAAGCACGAAAAATGGTGCGTAAAAGCCCTTGGCTCGCCAACCTGCCGCGCCTGAGCTTAACACCAACCGCCCTGTCTCAATATCAGCTCCGTCGCAATCAACAAGCGGGGAACCTTTGTACCTGCGAAACAGGCATTGCCTTGCTGTCACTCTTAAATGAGCCCCAGCAAGCCGAACAGCTTCAGTGCTATTTCACTGCATTTTCTGACGTTTTCCATGCCGATCGCAGCGGACATAGCCACCGTTAG